In one window of Leptospira sp. GIMC2001 DNA:
- a CDS encoding glycogen/starch/alpha-glucan phosphorylase gives MTEKNSRLIQLLEREQSIDPASIESQFCHHLEYTIGKTKYDIKNEDIYKALGYTIRDFLIDRLNETHEVYENEKPKKIYYFSLEFLIGRTLHNALLNLGLYDTINKVISGFGFNLADILEYETDAGLGNGGLGRLAACFLDSLATLDIPGFGYGIRYDYGIFNQIVANGYQVEMPDHWDADGIPYEIVRPDRVYNVNFYGHVEQHVNAKGNLTHNWIPTENVMAAAHDYPIPGYNTSTVNYLRLWTARSSEEFNFDYFNHGDYMKAVEDKQISENISKVLYPNDTTEQGKLLRLKQQYFMVTASLQDILTRHKRTYGNYDNLNEKVAIQLNDTHPSIAIAELMRILVDSEEWEWDRAWKMTTSIFAYTNHTVLPEALETWSVGLIEFLLPRHMQIINEINFRFLNELRSSGKMSEQEISDVSIFEEHPNKRIRMANLAIVGSNKVNGVAALHSELIKTTIFKAFYKYWPEKFTNKTNGITPRRWLVQCNPNLAKSIASKIGEKFPSHLDELRNLEKFADDSAYQDDWRKIKLANKEVLAKIIKAETGVLVDPHSLFDVQIKRFHEYKRQLLNVLNVVGQYRRIKENPHLDYTPRTVIFGGKAAPGYYMAKLIIKLINSIADVVNKDPDVRDRLKLIFLPNYRVSLAEKIIPATELSEQISTAGMEASGTGNMKFALNGALTVGTLDGANVEIREEVGEDNIYIFGLEAHEVMQIKSQGYNPGDYIQSNPELTRILRMIGDGFFANNDHSLFAPIHDTLAYSDTYLLMADYDSYDKIQMKISKDYLDQKVWTRKSILNTARMGKFSSDRTIQEYCDEIWKVKAMKRTKPRSITNIL, from the coding sequence ATGACAGAGAAAAATTCCAGACTTATTCAATTGCTCGAAAGAGAACAGAGCATCGATCCAGCTTCTATAGAAAGTCAATTCTGTCATCACTTAGAATATACAATCGGCAAGACAAAATACGATATTAAGAACGAAGATATTTATAAGGCATTAGGTTATACGATTCGAGACTTTTTGATAGATCGTTTGAACGAGACTCATGAAGTCTACGAAAACGAAAAACCTAAGAAAATTTATTATTTCTCTCTTGAATTTCTCATTGGAAGAACTCTGCACAACGCATTACTCAATTTAGGTCTTTACGACACGATTAACAAAGTCATTAGTGGATTCGGATTCAATTTAGCGGATATTCTAGAATATGAGACTGACGCGGGACTTGGGAATGGTGGTCTAGGTCGCCTTGCAGCTTGCTTTCTAGATTCGCTGGCAACTTTAGATATTCCGGGATTTGGTTACGGAATCCGATATGACTATGGAATTTTTAACCAAATTGTAGCTAACGGATATCAGGTGGAAATGCCCGATCATTGGGATGCTGATGGAATTCCGTATGAGATTGTAAGACCAGATAGAGTCTACAATGTAAATTTTTATGGACATGTTGAACAGCATGTGAATGCGAAAGGCAACCTCACTCATAATTGGATTCCAACAGAGAATGTGATGGCTGCTGCTCATGACTATCCAATTCCAGGTTATAATACATCTACAGTTAACTATCTCAGGCTCTGGACTGCTCGTTCATCTGAGGAATTCAATTTTGATTATTTCAATCATGGCGACTATATGAAAGCTGTGGAAGATAAACAAATTTCCGAGAACATATCCAAAGTTCTGTATCCGAACGATACAACTGAGCAAGGTAAATTGTTAAGGCTGAAGCAACAGTACTTTATGGTGACTGCTTCTCTTCAAGATATCCTAACTCGCCACAAGAGAACCTACGGCAATTATGACAATCTCAACGAAAAGGTTGCGATTCAATTGAATGATACTCATCCAAGTATTGCTATAGCAGAACTTATGCGAATACTTGTGGATTCTGAAGAATGGGAATGGGATCGTGCTTGGAAGATGACCACTTCCATTTTTGCTTATACAAATCATACAGTACTTCCAGAAGCACTGGAGACTTGGAGCGTGGGTTTAATTGAGTTTCTACTTCCTCGTCATATGCAGATCATCAATGAAATCAATTTCCGTTTTCTAAATGAATTGAGAAGTTCGGGCAAAATGTCCGAGCAAGAAATCTCAGATGTTTCGATATTTGAAGAACATCCTAATAAGAGAATCAGAATGGCGAATCTTGCAATCGTTGGAAGCAATAAAGTCAATGGGGTAGCGGCACTCCATTCCGAATTGATTAAGACTACAATCTTTAAAGCTTTCTATAAATATTGGCCAGAAAAATTCACTAATAAGACCAATGGGATAACACCACGTAGATGGCTTGTTCAGTGCAATCCAAATCTAGCTAAATCAATTGCAAGTAAGATAGGAGAGAAATTTCCTTCGCATTTGGATGAACTTCGAAACTTGGAAAAATTTGCAGATGATTCTGCATACCAAGATGACTGGAGAAAGATTAAGCTTGCAAACAAAGAAGTTCTAGCAAAAATCATCAAAGCCGAAACAGGAGTGTTAGTCGATCCTCATTCTCTCTTTGACGTTCAGATCAAAAGGTTTCATGAATACAAACGACAACTGCTCAATGTATTGAATGTCGTTGGTCAATACAGACGTATCAAAGAAAATCCGCATTTAGATTATACTCCAAGGACTGTGATATTCGGTGGTAAAGCGGCACCTGGCTATTATATGGCTAAGCTTATCATTAAGTTGATCAATTCAATTGCCGATGTGGTCAACAAAGATCCTGATGTACGGGATCGACTCAAGCTTATTTTTCTTCCGAACTATCGTGTATCACTTGCAGAGAAAATCATTCCTGCAACCGAACTATCGGAACAGATATCAACTGCTGGAATGGAAGCGAGTGGAACAGGCAATATGAAATTTGCACTTAACGGTGCTTTGACGGTTGGAACGTTGGACGGAGCGAACGTCGAGATCCGTGAAGAAGTAGGCGAGGACAATATCTATATTTTTGGATTGGAAGCCCACGAAGTTATGCAGATAAAATCCCAAGGCTACAATCCTGGTGATTATATCCAAAGCAATCCCGAGCTGACAAGAATTCTCAGGATGATTGGGGATGGATTCTTTGCAAACAACGATCATTCTCTTTTTGCTCCGATTCATGACACACTTGCTTATTCGGATACTTATCTTCTAATGGCTGACTATGATAGCTATGATAAGATTCAGATGAAAATTTCCAAGGACTATCTGGATCAGAAAGTATGGACTCGCAAATCTATACTCAACACTGCAAGAATGGGAAAATTTTCCTCAGATCGCACGATTCAAGAGTATTGTGATGAGATTTGGAAAGTAAAAGCAATGAAACGCACAAAACCTAGATCGATTACAAATATTTTATGA
- a CDS encoding response regulator → MSKGFIICVDDEVSVLETLTEQLRAKFGDSHEIESAVSAEDAMALIDEIHSNQEIVELIISDQVMPGMKGDEFLKEVHKKLPDAIKIMLTGQAGLDSAINAINEGGLSRYVEKPWNIEEFSKDIQGLLNKFHANLENQRLIAQLNQRIAELEKA, encoded by the coding sequence ATGAGTAAAGGTTTTATTATTTGTGTCGATGATGAAGTATCAGTTCTAGAAACTCTGACAGAGCAACTGAGAGCTAAGTTTGGAGATAGTCACGAGATCGAATCAGCCGTGAGTGCGGAGGATGCGATGGCTCTGATCGACGAGATCCATAGCAACCAAGAGATCGTTGAGTTGATTATCTCTGATCAAGTGATGCCAGGAATGAAGGGAGATGAATTTCTCAAAGAAGTTCATAAAAAGCTACCGGATGCAATTAAGATTATGCTCACAGGACAAGCTGGATTGGACTCAGCAATCAATGCAATCAATGAAGGCGGTCTCAGTCGTTACGTTGAGAAGCCCTGGAACATTGAAGAATTTTCCAAAGACATTCAAGGACTACTCAATAAATTTCATGCCAATTTGGAGAACCAAAGACTCATTGCACAACTCAACCAGAGAATCGCAGAATTGGAAAAGGCCTAG
- a CDS encoding PP2C family protein-serine/threonine phosphatase, with protein sequence MNHMNNFLEFYNFTKESLKIFFMKESSAEEYEKNFQIRLDRLFVHFLFFSQFFFYAAFFFYPQDLYILLGLNLFAITSLMGFLLFLARKTQYVATAISFVSFVMSFLLFLSVWQLVYYYKDLNFYYLNNYYMTLNLVIVLYSFRLRRFSSIICGLTLIILHLFSLLFMVVYLDKNVMLIAFLPDLTYLITTFLGTGIILARREDIREIFSLNREKQVINNELELAKKVQDSLFPNAVTIKGMKYEVFRQSHNFLGGDFYDFIQLREGNVGIFLTDIAGHGISSAMVASIIKVIVSTIPYRLKLSPGKLLGHLDVRLADDLDNYHASAIYMFIDFQASKITLCNAGHPYVMYCPAGGTFGEIKTGGSILGFNIRDPIGEEIEMQIKPGDRFFLYTDGLIESPTLSGEPLDELELLNILNRHNEERNIAVLKERLIKDIFQEFGLKKFTDDTMFLLFEITENY encoded by the coding sequence ATGAACCATATGAACAACTTCCTTGAATTCTACAACTTCACAAAAGAATCTTTAAAGATTTTTTTTATGAAGGAATCTAGTGCTGAAGAATATGAGAAAAACTTTCAAATTCGCCTAGATAGACTTTTTGTACATTTTTTATTTTTCTCGCAGTTCTTTTTCTATGCAGCTTTCTTTTTCTATCCGCAAGATTTGTATATTCTACTTGGATTGAATCTTTTTGCTATAACTTCGCTTATGGGTTTTTTGTTGTTTCTTGCTAGAAAGACGCAATATGTAGCAACGGCTATTTCATTTGTATCATTTGTAATGAGCTTTCTACTTTTTCTTTCTGTATGGCAATTGGTATATTATTATAAAGATTTAAATTTCTATTACCTGAACAACTACTATATGACCTTGAATTTGGTTATTGTTTTGTATTCCTTTCGATTGAGAAGATTTAGTAGTATTATTTGTGGTTTAACGCTGATTATTTTACATTTGTTCAGTTTACTTTTTATGGTAGTTTATCTAGATAAGAACGTAATGCTGATTGCATTTTTACCAGATTTAACTTATCTTATCACTACTTTTTTGGGCACTGGAATCATACTCGCTAGAAGAGAAGATATTCGCGAAATTTTTTCACTGAATCGAGAAAAGCAAGTGATCAACAATGAATTGGAACTTGCAAAAAAAGTGCAAGATAGTCTATTCCCGAATGCGGTAACAATCAAAGGAATGAAGTATGAAGTCTTTCGACAAAGCCATAATTTCCTTGGCGGTGATTTCTATGACTTCATTCAATTGAGGGAAGGTAACGTTGGTATTTTTCTTACTGATATAGCTGGGCATGGAATCTCATCTGCGATGGTAGCATCTATTATCAAAGTGATTGTCTCGACAATTCCCTATCGATTGAAATTGAGTCCTGGCAAATTATTAGGACATCTTGATGTGAGGCTTGCTGATGACTTAGATAATTATCATGCCTCTGCAATATATATGTTTATCGATTTTCAAGCAAGTAAGATCACATTATGCAATGCTGGTCATCCTTATGTTATGTATTGTCCTGCAGGTGGAACATTTGGCGAAATAAAAACGGGAGGATCAATTCTTGGTTTCAATATTAGAGATCCGATTGGCGAAGAAATCGAGATGCAAATTAAACCTGGAGATCGATTCTTTCTATACACGGATGGATTGATAGAGTCCCCAACTCTATCAGGTGAGCCATTGGATGAATTAGAATTATTGAATATTCTCAATCGGCATAATGAAGAAAGAAATATCGCCGTATTAAAAGAGCGATTGATCAAGGATATATTTCAAGAATTTGGTTTGAAAAAATTTACAGATGATACTATGTTTTTATTATTTGAAATAACGGAAAATTACTAG
- a CDS encoding enoyl-CoA hydratase/isomerase family protein: MKFIKKEIVDGIAILRINRPEALNALNADLLKEIGEAVVELEKDSSLKVFILTGEGKAFVAGADIAAMAEYNEAQALEFSNLGQTVFSKLENSRLISIGLINGFALGGGLELALACDFRYASSKAKLGLPEVSLGLIPGFGGTQRLSRLIGIGLASEWVYSGEMFSAEQALSSGVVNRVVEPEELLNEGMKVAQSIRSRGSIAIQSAKKVIRDGLNSTVDEGMVLEQKKFASLFGTPESKEGMSAFLGKRKPNF; the protein is encoded by the coding sequence ATGAAATTTATAAAAAAAGAAATTGTTGATGGTATTGCAATTTTGAGAATCAACCGTCCAGAAGCATTGAATGCTTTAAACGCAGACCTTTTAAAAGAAATTGGTGAAGCTGTTGTTGAACTAGAAAAAGATTCAAGCCTTAAAGTCTTTATATTAACTGGTGAAGGAAAGGCATTTGTAGCTGGTGCAGATATTGCGGCAATGGCTGAATACAACGAAGCACAGGCATTAGAATTCTCTAACCTTGGACAAACGGTATTTAGTAAATTAGAAAATTCGCGACTGATTTCGATTGGATTAATCAATGGTTTTGCTCTCGGTGGAGGATTGGAACTTGCACTTGCTTGCGATTTTCGTTACGCATCAAGCAAAGCTAAGCTCGGTTTACCCGAAGTTAGTCTTGGACTCATTCCTGGTTTTGGTGGAACACAGAGGCTAAGCCGATTGATAGGGATTGGACTTGCGAGTGAGTGGGTTTATAGCGGTGAGATGTTTAGCGCAGAACAAGCATTAAGTTCAGGAGTAGTGAATAGAGTGGTTGAACCTGAAGAATTGCTCAATGAAGGGATGAAGGTTGCACAGAGCATTCGAAGCCGAGGAAGTATAGCAATCCAATCAGCTAAGAAAGTCATTCGAGATGGACTGAATTCAACTGTAGATGAGGGAATGGTTTTGGAGCAAAAGAAATTTGCCTCACTTTTTGGAACGCCAGAGTCTAAAGAAGGAATGTCAGCATTTCTTGGCAAGAGAAAGCCGAATTTCTAA
- a CDS encoding DUF192 domain-containing protein produces MNFFRSRQFLNLKYATIAFVILNSIVFSAYFSLESKPGTNDTMVVKIGKASLRVEIADTPQRRSTGLMFRTKLARNEGMLFVFPNEDYLSFWMKNTKIPLSIGYFDQDGILLEIHNMKPNQTTEVYNARSKAIYALEVNQGWFKENGVSIGSVLILEKSVVGR; encoded by the coding sequence ATGAATTTTTTCCGATCTAGACAGTTTCTCAATCTTAAGTATGCAACAATTGCATTCGTAATATTGAATAGTATTGTATTCTCGGCTTATTTTTCTTTGGAATCTAAGCCAGGAACCAATGATACGATGGTTGTCAAGATTGGTAAGGCTTCTCTCAGAGTTGAGATTGCAGATACACCGCAGAGAAGATCGACTGGTCTAATGTTTCGCACAAAACTTGCCAGGAATGAAGGTATGTTATTTGTTTTTCCTAATGAAGATTATCTATCTTTTTGGATGAAGAATACTAAGATACCTTTAAGCATCGGATATTTTGATCAAGATGGAATTCTATTAGAAATTCATAATATGAAACCAAATCAGACAACTGAAGTTTATAATGCAAGAAGCAAAGCTATCTATGCTCTAGAAGTCAACCAAGGTTGGTTTAAGGAAAATGGCGTGTCAATTGGATCCGTATTAATCTTGGAAAAATCTGTAGTGGGAAGATGA